A DNA window from Pithys albifrons albifrons isolate INPA30051 chromosome 7, PitAlb_v1, whole genome shotgun sequence contains the following coding sequences:
- the LOC139674296 gene encoding olfactory receptor 14A16-like, with protein MSNSSSISQFLLLPLADTRQLQLLHLWLFLGISLAALLGNGLIISAVACNHHLHTPMHFFLLNLSLTDLGSICTTVPKAIHNSLWHTTAISYMGCAAQVFFYFFFTTVEFSLLTIMCYDRYVAICKPLHYGTLLGSRACAHMAAAAWASGFLNALLHTANTFSLPLCNGNVLGQFFCEVPYILKLSCSQSYLREFGLLLVSAFVFVGCFIFIVFSYVQIFRAVLRIPSEQGRHKAFSTCLPHLAMVSLFVSTGMFSYLKPPSTSSPSLDLVVSVLYSVVPPVLNPLIYSLRNQELKDALRKMMTGWCFSAARDCLLRSVPGSHCMS; from the coding sequence atgtccaacagcagctccatcagccagtttctcctcctgccattggcagacacgaggcagctgcagctcctgcacttgtggctcttcctgggcatctccctggctgccctcctgggcaacggcctcatcatcagcgccgtagcctgcaaccaccacctgcacacccccatgcacttcttcctgctcaacctgtccctcacagacctgggctccatctgcaccactgtccccaaagccattcacaactccctctggcACACCACAgccatctcctacatgggatgtgctgcacaggtgtttttttatttcttcttcacaaCAgtagagttttccctcctcaccatcatgtgctatgaccgctacgttgccatctgcaaacccctgcactacgggaccctcctgggcagcagagcttgtgcccacatggcagcagctgcctgggccagtggctttctcaatgctctgctgcacacagccaatacattttccctgcccctgtgcaaTGGCAATGTCCTGGGCCAGTTCTTTTGTGAAGTGCCCTacatcctcaagctctcctgctcacaatCCTACCTCAGGGAATTTGGGCTTCTTTTGGTTAGTGCTTTTGTATTtgtgggatgtttcattttcatagttttctcctatgtgcagatcttcagggctgtgctgaggatcccctctgagcagggacggcacaaagccttttccacgtgcctccctcacctggccatggtctccctgtttgtcagcactggcatgttttcctacctgaagcctccctccacctcctccccatccctggacctggttgtgtcagttctgtactcggtggttCCTCCAgtactgaaccccctcatctacagcctgaggaaccaggagctcaaggatgccctgaggaaaatgatgactggatggTGCTTTTCAGCAGCCAGAGACTGCCTGCTTCGCTCTGTCCCTGGCTCCCACTGCATGTCATAA